The Calditerrivibrio sp. DNA window GGAAAAAGGTTGTGTCGACTGTCACAAAGGTGTAAATATGGGTGGTCATGACTATTATCCATTTGGGGTTGTTGAAAAGCCAAAGGAAACTATAATGGCTGGTGATAAGGGAAGATTTATGGTAACTAATACATCTAAAGATGAGTATGTATTTAAATCACCTTCTTTGAGAAATATTGAGTTAACTGCTCCTTATTTTCATTCCGGTAAGGTGTGGTCTTTAAAAGAGGCTATTCAAATTATGGGATCCGCTCAGCTTGGAATTTCCCTCAACAGTAATGAAGTGGATAAGATTTATGCATTTTTGAAGACTACCACAGGTAAGCAGCCTCAAATCAGCCATCCTATCTTTCCAGTGGCTAGAGAAAATACCCCTTTACCTGATCTGAAATAAAATCTTAATACATATTGGGGCAAATGATTTTGCCCCAAATATTTATGAATGTTAACAATCTATTGGTCAGAACATTAGGTATTAACAATATTATTTTGAATTAGGTTTTAAGATATAAACCGCCTTTGGTTTTTTGAAGATTTCAGATGCTTTAAGCAGGTCTTCTTTTGTAATTTGTTTTATCCCTTCAATGTATTTGTTAAAATAATCTTTACCCAATCCTAAGCTATAGAAGAAAGCATTGTACCATGCTACCTTGCTGTTTGTTTGGGCTTCGGAAAGAATTTTGCCTAATATATAGTTTTTATTTGCTAAAATATCTTCTTCGGAAATATATTTATCTATGTTTAAGTTGATCTTTTCCATGATTTCTAAGGCATCGTTGGCATTTTCATATTGTAACCCTATATATGCTACAAACCTTGAATTACATATTCTCGAAGAGTAGTAGGAACCAACAGAATAAGCATACCCCTTTTCCTTTCTGAGAATATTAAAGTATTTAGAGCTCATACCTCCGCCTAATATATCGGAAAGGAGTTTTATTGGGAGATAGTTTTTGTCTGAAGCGGAGGGGGCTGTGTATGAAAGGAATAGTTTGGCCTGCTTGATTCTGTCATATCCTTCTTCAACAAATCTATTTTCAGTTATCGCTGAGCCATTACAATCTATAGAATAACTACTATTTTTAACCGGTACTTTTGAAAATATCGCTATCAATTTTTCTAGAAATGAATCTGTGTAGTTTCCAGCAATGGATACTATGATATCGTTACCATTCATTATATTGCTGTAATATTGTTTTATGTTTTCGGGAGTCAATGAAGATACAGATTCTATTGTACCTAACATGTTTAAGCTATAAGGAAAGTTGCCATAGGTTGTTTTATTAAAACCTTCACCAGCAACTGCATTGGCATTGTCTTTAATGCTTTTTATCCTGTTTATTTGTATATTTTTTTCAATGGAAAAAACCTTAGAGTCAAATATTGGTGAAAGCAAAAACTGTTCAAACTCAGGTATGATTTCATTAGAGAATTCTGATATGATTGAGAGGTTTAGTTCACCATAATCATAGGTGACAGAAGTATTTATTATGCCACCGTAGTATTCAATTTTTTCGAGAATTGGGTTGCTCTTCAGCCAAACTGTGCTAAATAAAGTTCCAACTCCAAGAGTACTCATGTTTTCTCTAAAAATACCACCTTTAAAAAAAACAGTAACTGAAACGGTATTTGTGTAGTCTCTTTTCTCTGTTAGTAGCGTTATACCATTATTGAGCATTCTTATATCTCCTGCATAGATATTGATTGTAAAGATTGTAAGCAAAAAAACAGTTAAAAAGCATATTGTTATAACAGATCTCATTATTATACCTTTCTATTTAGTTTTCTAAATCCTTACACAATAAACTATCATAGGTATTTTTTTCCAATTTTCAATAGTATTTTATATTTTTAAACCTTGATATAGTTATTGAAATAGATGATTTTTGTTGATAATAAGTAAAAAATTATCCGTGGGCTAGTTAAGCTTTGGGAATATTATTAACAATAATAATCTTTATGTGGATAAGCCAATATATTTATGAAAAGGATTATGATCAATGGTCAAACTTATATCTTGTCTTCTCCCAACCTTGAGGTGAAAAATTCCCTTTTATAAGTTTGGAATAAGTTTTATGTCTTTTTAAAAGAGGTTTTTAAAAACTATATGTGTTCAACATTTGTCAAGTAGTGGAAGTGTCTAATTGTTTATTATTACTTTTCTGCCATTAATAGAAATTTTGTCA harbors:
- a CDS encoding insulinase family protein — protein: MRSVITICFLTVFLLTIFTINIYAGDIRMLNNGITLLTEKRDYTNTVSVTVFFKGGIFRENMSTLGVGTLFSTVWLKSNPILEKIEYYGGIINTSVTYDYGELNLSIISEFSNEIIPEFEQFLLSPIFDSKVFSIEKNIQINRIKSIKDNANAVAGEGFNKTTYGNFPYSLNMLGTIESVSSLTPENIKQYYSNIMNGNDIIVSIAGNYTDSFLEKLIAIFSKVPVKNSSYSIDCNGSAITENRFVEEGYDRIKQAKLFLSYTAPSASDKNYLPIKLLSDILGGGMSSKYFNILRKEKGYAYSVGSYYSSRICNSRFVAYIGLQYENANDALEIMEKINLNIDKYISEEDILANKNYILGKILSEAQTNSKVAWYNAFFYSLGLGKDYFNKYIEGIKQITKEDLLKASEIFKKPKAVYILKPNSK